CAGACACCTGAAATTAGCTGTTATTACTAATTTAGGTGTCTGTTTTGATTTATGAAAAATATTTGGCCGGGATGTGAACAAAATCATTTTCGCGATTTGTTCACACCCTCCTTTGGGAAAGTATGTATATTTGTCATATAAGTCTTGAAAGTCCCAACATGATCAGCAATATACCGGGAATTATCGATATAACCTTTTTATTGCCCCGGCCGTACGATGTTATCCTGTTGCCTACGAACAATCCTGTGTATAAAAAAATCAATTGGAAGAGACCGACAACAAAGGGAATAAGGATTGACTGATATCCTGCAAGGGCACTTGCGATTCCTACACCTATAGCATCTAAAGACAATGCAAAACCAAGTAAAATTGATTCGCGCAAGTCTATAGTCCCAGATTTGTCAAGATCTACTTCTATTGGATTTCTTATGATTTGTATTGTAATCCCCAAAGACTTTATGGCGATTTCTAATAGTGTACCTGTTTTTGAGAGTTTCTTCTTAGCTGGTGCTTCATTTTTTCCTAAAATTGCTTGAAGGATAACCCAGATACCCATAAAGAATAATATTCCTACTCCTATAAGGCTTGATAAATCCTTTGTGAGAATGTTGCCTAAAGTTTTTCCTAAGGCTTGTGCTATAGCTGAGTAGACAATTGAAAAAAAACATATAAATAGCTTTGAGGTTAAAGGAATTCGTATCCGTCTCAAACCATACACTGTTCCTACACCTAATGCATCAGTGCTTAGGGAAACGGCAAGCAATATAATTGTCAAAGTCATTATTACCAAC
This DNA window, taken from Pseudobacteroides sp., encodes the following:
- the ytaF gene encoding sporulation membrane protein YtaF, translating into MTLTIILLAVSLSTDALGVGTVYGLRRIRIPLTSKLFICFFSIVYSAIAQALGKTLGNILTKDLSSLIGVGILFFMGIWVILQAILGKNEAPAKKKLSKTGTLLEIAIKSLGITIQIIRNPIEVDLDKSGTIDLRESILLGFALSLDAIGVGIASALAGYQSILIPFVVGLFQLIFLYTGLFVGNRITSYGRGNKKVISIIPGILLIMLGLSRLI